Proteins from a single region of Acidianus ambivalens:
- a CDS encoding B12-binding domain-containing radical SAM protein → MPYQIILSSDRGSFTDYGGSSVLGYVACMPSRLVPRLFMDRFFTPKVPLKGDNAAYAPYALRKVEAILSNSGFDVTVVPPEKIEKYIKDAKILGITVHDPFGLNPVSAKLSFIFGGGPTWTAQFFSEFGEKVSKLKKKYNFKVIAGGPGSWELSLRKPDWVDVVFLGEAEVDLPIIAKKIIDGEDVPPIVKGRNAKIEEIPTIKNPARLGEVQITRGCPRGCKFCSVTPETFRSIPLDQIKKEVEVNLKGGWRRVEFITDDVMLYGSSKLRTNHDAIVKLFTEVMNMGVDGIWFPHISAPAVRESPKTVKAIAEIARYDVDRAAAPVVGLETGSLKILEKYMTAKAFPWTPREWKDVILDATAIMNDNYIYPCYTMTIGYPEEGEKDVEESINPVQSIIDHKFTAWIFPLPVIPISTTYISKNPYPKPETLPQNYWDLLYISWHYDLKVTRDLIPILTGGIKNKLVRKFVQIMIDKIFSNIDYIFLQLKNTKGEFSKTFSQINLNNTLGVIKSIYWLIRITAKPQ, encoded by the coding sequence ATGCCCTATCAGATAATACTATCTTCTGATAGGGGATCCTTCACAGATTATGGTGGCTCAAGCGTTTTAGGATATGTTGCATGCATGCCTTCTAGATTAGTTCCAAGGCTCTTCATGGACAGATTCTTCACTCCTAAGGTACCGTTAAAAGGAGATAATGCGGCTTACGCCCCATATGCATTAAGAAAAGTAGAGGCTATCTTGTCTAATTCTGGTTTTGATGTGACAGTCGTTCCCCCAGAGAAAATTGAGAAGTATATTAAAGATGCTAAAATTCTTGGAATCACAGTTCATGATCCTTTTGGTTTGAATCCAGTTAGTGCAAAGCTCAGCTTTATCTTCGGCGGTGGACCAACTTGGACTGCTCAGTTCTTCTCTGAATTTGGTGAAAAGGTTTCAAAGCTCAAGAAAAAATACAATTTTAAAGTAATAGCTGGAGGTCCTGGGTCTTGGGAGTTGAGTTTAAGAAAACCAGACTGGGTTGATGTAGTATTTCTAGGTGAGGCAGAGGTTGATTTACCTATTATAGCTAAGAAAATTATTGACGGTGAAGATGTTCCGCCTATAGTTAAAGGTAGGAATGCAAAGATCGAGGAAATTCCTACTATAAAGAATCCTGCAAGGCTTGGAGAAGTTCAGATAACTAGGGGATGTCCTAGAGGATGTAAATTCTGCTCTGTGACGCCAGAAACTTTCCGTTCTATTCCTTTAGATCAGATTAAGAAAGAAGTAGAAGTTAATTTAAAAGGAGGTTGGAGGAGAGTAGAGTTTATAACAGACGACGTAATGCTTTATGGTTCCTCTAAATTAAGGACTAACCATGACGCAATAGTTAAGCTATTCACTGAGGTGATGAACATGGGCGTTGATGGAATATGGTTTCCACATATTTCTGCTCCTGCAGTTAGGGAAAGTCCTAAGACCGTGAAGGCAATAGCTGAGATTGCTAGATATGATGTAGATAGAGCTGCAGCTCCAGTAGTAGGACTTGAAACTGGAAGTTTAAAAATTCTTGAAAAGTATATGACTGCAAAGGCTTTTCCATGGACTCCTAGAGAGTGGAAGGATGTAATTTTGGATGCTACAGCCATAATGAATGATAATTATATTTACCCTTGCTATACCATGACAATAGGATATCCAGAGGAAGGCGAGAAGGACGTAGAAGAAAGCATAAACCCTGTCCAGAGTATTATAGATCATAAGTTCACTGCATGGATATTTCCATTGCCAGTAATACCAATATCAACAACGTATATAAGTAAAAATCCTTATCCAAAGCCAGAAACATTACCTCAAAATTATTGGGACTTACTTTATATTTCCTGGCATTATGATCTTAAAGTTACAAGGGACTTAATACCAATACTGACAGGCGGTATAAAGAACAAATTAGTAAGGAAGTTTGTGCAAATAATGATAGATAAGATATTCTCAAATATAGATTATATATTCCTTCAACTAAAGAACACTAAAGGAGAGTTCTCTAAGACTTTTTCTCAAATAAACCTTAATAATACGCTAGGCGTGATAAAATCAATATATTGGTTAATAAGAATTACAGCAAAGCCTCAATGA
- a CDS encoding HAD family hydrolase, whose protein sequence is MNAVILDLDGTLVTTVKVHRMAWELALKDLGIKISVDLDKLMGRKTEEIAKLLAKDRWKELYERKNAYFDNLVKIYAKPTPCATDLVNKLKKEKIKTAVVTSSLRRSAIESLKILNFEPDILVAGDDVKKGKPDPEPVLKALSLLGEDPRNVFGVGDTLQDVIAYYNSGIREIYLVKGDLKIDYDEAMRKYNAKVIETLCCIINH, encoded by the coding sequence ATGAATGCTGTAATACTTGACCTTGACGGTACTTTAGTAACTACAGTAAAAGTTCATAGAATGGCTTGGGAATTGGCATTAAAAGATCTAGGAATAAAAATATCCGTAGACCTTGACAAATTAATGGGAAGAAAAACAGAGGAAATTGCTAAATTATTGGCTAAAGATAGATGGAAAGAATTATATGAGAGAAAGAACGCATATTTTGATAATCTAGTTAAAATTTACGCAAAACCAACTCCTTGTGCAACAGACCTTGTTAATAAACTGAAGAAAGAAAAAATTAAGACAGCAGTAGTTACTTCATCTTTAAGAAGATCTGCAATAGAGTCTTTGAAAATATTAAATTTTGAACCAGATATATTGGTTGCAGGGGACGACGTCAAAAAAGGTAAGCCAGACCCTGAACCAGTATTAAAGGCTCTATCACTTCTAGGAGAAGACCCTAGAAACGTATTTGGTGTAGGAGATACTTTACAAGACGTTATAGCTTACTATAATTCTGGAATAAGAGAAATTTACTTAGTTAAAGGAGATTTAAAAATAGATTACGATGAGGCAATGAGAAAATATAATGCAAAAGTGATTGAAACTTTATGTTGCATAATAAATCATTGA
- a CDS encoding DEAD/DEAH box helicase, with the protein MVRLSYYKGLLLSDYYAPGLKWSDEFKKYIGFAYKYRDILEYFKREEIEIEDNVLDTLPFPMIEDKITLRDYQAKALFFWNRAGKRGIIVLPTGAGKTAVGIKAIAKVKASTLILVPTIDLLDQWYEKIKDSLNYSPGRIGGGYDELKAITVITYDSAYTRVEEIGNKFAFVIFDEVHHLPSEGYSQVAQMLASPYRLGLTATPEREDSRHRLLPDLVGPVVFRLRTSDLAGKYLAEFEIKKIYVSLTDEEKKKYEELRKKLKQFLSSRNMKLDSLESFHKLVKLAGRDPEAREALLAWHTALRISVNSKAKIEKLRELLNEYNNKENKIIIFTRDVEMAYNVSREFLIPVVTYKTSKDERSEILRKFKEGKYKVIVASSVFDEGVDIPDANIGIVLGGYGTSRQMLQRLGRILRKKEGEKNKALLIEIITKGTSDYNLSKRRHRATV; encoded by the coding sequence GTGGTAAGATTATCGTACTATAAAGGATTACTACTTTCAGATTATTACGCACCAGGTTTAAAGTGGAGTGACGAATTCAAAAAATATATAGGATTTGCATATAAATATAGAGATATTCTAGAGTATTTCAAAAGAGAAGAAATTGAAATTGAAGATAATGTTCTGGACACTTTACCTTTTCCTATGATAGAAGATAAAATAACGCTTAGGGATTACCAAGCTAAGGCATTATTTTTCTGGAATAGAGCAGGAAAAAGAGGGATAATTGTCTTACCTACTGGAGCAGGAAAGACTGCAGTCGGAATAAAAGCAATAGCAAAAGTAAAGGCTTCAACACTAATACTAGTTCCAACTATTGATTTGCTAGACCAATGGTATGAAAAAATAAAAGATTCGTTGAATTACTCCCCTGGAAGAATAGGAGGAGGATATGACGAATTAAAAGCTATAACAGTAATTACATACGATTCGGCCTACACAAGAGTTGAAGAGATAGGAAACAAATTTGCTTTCGTAATATTTGATGAAGTGCATCATTTACCTTCAGAAGGGTATTCACAAGTAGCCCAAATGCTCGCTTCACCTTATAGGCTAGGATTGACTGCAACCCCAGAAAGAGAAGACAGTAGACATAGATTATTACCAGACTTAGTAGGTCCAGTGGTTTTTAGACTAAGAACTTCAGACCTTGCCGGAAAATATCTCGCAGAATTTGAGATAAAGAAAATTTACGTTTCACTAACTGATGAAGAGAAAAAGAAATACGAAGAGTTAAGGAAAAAATTAAAGCAATTCTTATCATCTAGAAACATGAAATTAGATAGCTTAGAGTCTTTTCATAAATTAGTGAAATTAGCTGGAAGAGATCCGGAAGCTAGAGAAGCTCTTTTAGCGTGGCATACTGCTTTAAGGATTTCCGTCAATTCTAAAGCTAAAATTGAGAAATTAAGGGAACTCCTAAATGAATATAACAATAAGGAAAATAAGATTATTATTTTCACTAGAGACGTCGAAATGGCTTATAACGTTTCTAGAGAATTTCTAATACCAGTAGTAACTTACAAGACGTCAAAAGATGAAAGAAGTGAAATATTAAGGAAGTTTAAAGAAGGCAAATATAAGGTTATAGTAGCTTCTAGCGTATTTGACGAAGGAGTCGACATACCTGACGCTAACATTGGAATTGTCTTAGGAGGTTACGGAACTTCTAGACAAATGCTACAGAGGTTAGGTAGGATATTGAGGAAAAAAGAAGGAGAAAAGAATAAGGCTTTGCTTATTGAAATAATAACTAAGGGTACTTCTGATTATAACTTGAGCAAGAGGAGGCATCGTGCTACCGTCTGA
- a CDS encoding DUF790 family protein yields MLPSELARYKIQGNKVIPLFATEEDEPLARNIIGMFKEGKKLGDILDEIKILEKAYDTPCKVKLIRGFYKEMLRLCTLSEDSPIDPRIIRREVFSYGPITSREEREKILKEVGEKLKVDVEKYMFSDMEEEKTISSVNRVSPISLIKMYNLSLLQTLLFKSYKMTVQIEGNWKEIIKRIKWLGLMYHAYPNPIRIDIISPATLVKMTEKYGRNMAVILPYIVSSKYWKINAELVLGKKIKRTFLLTVEKFDLIDSKVREEDEKRFDSSVEERFFNDFQKVIKDWKIYREPEALVINGRLFIPDFLVEKNPFKIYVEIVGFWTKEYIREKLEKLRNFKGGEILVLLNQELSKEDFSDFNVIKYKNRVDIGLVYKWLKDYERKNAESVNISYSLEGDVISLKDLSRKLNVSEEIIKKNIHDDKYVFTGNYFVRKDFLEKLKEENFENKKLSELIKIYGDYITEVLEYLGYKFKWLGITDAVVKK; encoded by the coding sequence GTGCTACCGTCTGAATTAGCTAGATATAAAATCCAAGGAAATAAGGTCATACCTTTATTTGCTACTGAAGAAGACGAACCGTTGGCTAGAAATATAATCGGGATGTTCAAGGAAGGTAAAAAACTAGGTGATATACTGGACGAAATAAAAATCTTGGAAAAAGCTTACGATACTCCTTGTAAAGTCAAGTTAATTAGAGGTTTTTATAAAGAAATGTTAAGACTATGTACTCTCAGTGAAGATTCTCCTATAGATCCAAGAATTATTAGAAGAGAAGTATTTTCATATGGACCTATAACATCTAGAGAGGAAAGGGAGAAAATACTAAAGGAAGTTGGAGAGAAACTTAAGGTAGACGTAGAAAAGTACATGTTTTCTGATATGGAAGAAGAAAAGACGATAAGTAGTGTAAACAGAGTTTCTCCAATTTCCCTTATAAAAATGTATAATTTATCTTTACTTCAAACTTTGCTTTTCAAGAGTTATAAGATGACTGTACAAATAGAAGGAAATTGGAAGGAAATTATCAAAAGGATAAAATGGCTAGGTTTGATGTATCATGCTTATCCTAATCCTATAAGAATAGATATCATAAGCCCTGCAACGTTAGTCAAAATGACTGAAAAATACGGAAGGAATATGGCAGTAATCTTACCTTACATTGTTTCATCAAAGTATTGGAAGATTAACGCTGAACTAGTACTTGGTAAGAAAATAAAAAGAACTTTTCTTTTAACCGTGGAAAAATTCGATTTAATTGATTCTAAAGTAAGAGAAGAAGATGAGAAAAGGTTTGATAGTAGCGTCGAAGAAAGGTTTTTTAATGATTTCCAAAAAGTTATAAAAGATTGGAAAATTTACAGAGAGCCAGAAGCCTTGGTAATTAATGGGAGATTGTTCATTCCAGATTTCTTAGTCGAAAAGAATCCATTTAAAATCTATGTGGAAATAGTAGGCTTCTGGACAAAAGAATATATTAGAGAAAAACTAGAAAAATTAAGAAATTTCAAAGGAGGAGAAATTTTAGTTCTTTTAAATCAAGAGCTAAGTAAAGAAGACTTCTCAGATTTTAACGTCATAAAATATAAGAATAGAGTAGACATCGGCCTAGTTTATAAATGGCTAAAGGACTATGAGAGAAAGAACGCTGAGAGTGTTAATATAAGTTATAGCCTTGAAGGAGACGTGATCTCTTTAAAGGATTTATCAAGGAAACTTAACGTGAGCGAGGAAATAATCAAGAAAAATATACATGATGACAAATACGTGTTCACTGGAAATTATTTTGTTAGAAAAGACTTTTTGGAAAAGCTTAAAGAAGAGAATTTTGAGAACAAAAAGCTTAGCGAATTAATAAAGATATATGGTGATTATATTACAGAGGTTTTAGAATATTTAGGATATAAATTTAAATGGCTAGGCATAACTGATGCTGTCGTTAAAAAATGA